A single genomic interval of Rhizobium leguminosarum bv. trifolii WSM1325 harbors:
- a CDS encoding protein of unknown function DUF1009 (PFAM: protein of unknown function DUF1009~KEGG: ret:RHE_CH01924 hypothetical protein): MTLSGDTAAGRLAIIAGGGLLPSYVAEAARAAGENPVIVALKDESDRRWEGYDHAVIGVGDFAALEGLLNRYGIGRVVMSGSVRRRPEWREVRPTLRTLMKMPAVIRTLLSGGDDTVLQMVIRLIEGNGRRVVGAHEIAPDLLAYVGPLGAAAPGEEDRRDIRRAADAAEMLGRLDVGQGAVAIGGRIVALEGLEGTDEMLERVAGLRAAGRISPRRRGALVKLCKPQQDIRADLPAIGVSTVLNARKAGLAGVAVEAGRSLVLDRAAVIKAADEAGLFVCGIDRGLPAWGLE; encoded by the coding sequence GTGACTCTTTCCGGCGATACCGCTGCGGGCCGGCTGGCGATCATCGCCGGCGGCGGCCTTCTGCCTTCCTATGTAGCCGAAGCTGCGCGCGCGGCGGGCGAAAATCCCGTCATCGTCGCGCTGAAGGACGAAAGCGACCGGCGCTGGGAAGGGTATGACCATGCCGTCATCGGCGTCGGCGATTTTGCAGCTCTCGAGGGCCTCTTGAACCGCTACGGCATCGGCCGTGTCGTCATGTCCGGCAGCGTGCGGCGCCGGCCGGAATGGCGCGAGGTGCGCCCGACGCTGCGCACTCTGATGAAGATGCCGGCCGTGATCCGCACCTTGCTGTCCGGTGGCGACGATACGGTGCTGCAGATGGTGATCCGGCTGATCGAGGGAAACGGCCGCCGGGTCGTCGGCGCTCATGAGATCGCTCCCGACCTTCTTGCCTACGTCGGTCCGCTTGGCGCTGCAGCGCCTGGCGAGGAAGACCGGCGCGATATCAGGCGCGCAGCCGATGCCGCTGAGATGCTGGGCCGGCTCGATGTCGGTCAGGGCGCCGTCGCCATCGGCGGGCGTATCGTCGCGCTGGAGGGTCTTGAGGGCACGGACGAGATGCTGGAGCGTGTCGCGGGTCTCAGAGCCGCCGGGCGCATCTCGCCGCGCCGCCGTGGCGCACTCGTCAAACTCTGCAAGCCGCAACAGGATATCCGCGCCGACTTGCCGGCGATCGGCGTTTCCACGGTTCTGAACGCGAGGAAAGCCGGCCTTGCCGGCGTCGCCGTCGAGGCCGGCCGCTCGCTGGTGCTCGATCGCGCCGCCGTCATCAAAGCCGCCGATGAGGCTGGGCTCTTCGTCTGTGGCATCGATCGCGGCCTGCCGGCATGGGGGCTTGAATGA
- a CDS encoding acyl-(acyl-carrier-protein)--UDP-N-acetylglucosamine O-acyltransferase (TIGRFAM: acyl-[acyl-carrier-protein]--UDP-N-acetylglucosamine O-acyltransferase~KEGG: ret:RHE_CH01923 UDP-N-acetylglucosamine acyltransferase): MSTIAESARIHPMAVVEDGATIGEGVKIGPFCHVGSHVVLHANVELLSHAVVTGRTVVGKGTRIFPMAVVGGDPQSVHHGGEETTLTVGANCTIREGVTMNTGTADFGGQTIVGDNNLFLANSHVAHDCRVGNHVIMSNNVMLAGHVVIEDRVILGGGSAVHQFTRVGRQAFVGGLSAVSYDVIPYGMLNGNPGLLSGLNVVGMTRAGVDRAVIHRVRRAYKSIFEGPGSVRENAAAIREEYADCEQAVHILDFIAADSDRALSSPTRGQKG; the protein is encoded by the coding sequence ATGAGCACTATCGCCGAAAGCGCTCGCATTCATCCGATGGCTGTCGTCGAAGACGGCGCGACCATCGGTGAGGGCGTCAAGATCGGTCCCTTCTGCCATGTCGGGTCGCACGTCGTCCTGCATGCGAATGTCGAGCTTTTGTCGCATGCGGTCGTGACCGGCCGCACCGTGGTCGGCAAGGGCACACGCATCTTTCCGATGGCGGTCGTTGGCGGCGATCCGCAGAGCGTGCATCACGGCGGCGAGGAGACGACGCTGACGGTCGGCGCCAACTGCACGATCCGCGAGGGCGTGACGATGAATACGGGCACGGCCGATTTCGGCGGCCAGACGATCGTCGGCGACAATAACCTCTTCCTTGCCAATTCGCATGTCGCGCATGACTGCCGGGTGGGCAACCATGTGATCATGTCGAACAACGTCATGCTCGCCGGCCATGTCGTCATCGAAGATCGCGTCATCCTGGGCGGCGGCTCGGCCGTTCACCAGTTTACCCGCGTCGGCCGTCAGGCCTTCGTCGGGGGGCTCTCGGCAGTGAGTTACGACGTCATTCCGTACGGCATGCTGAACGGCAATCCCGGGCTGCTGAGCGGCCTCAACGTCGTCGGCATGACGCGCGCCGGCGTGGACCGCGCCGTCATTCACAGGGTGCGGCGCGCCTACAAGTCGATCTTCGAAGGACCGGGCTCCGTCCGCGAAAACGCCGCCGCCATCCGCGAAGAATATGCTGATTGCGAGCAGGCGGTCCACATCCTCGACTTCATCGCCGCCGACAGCGACCGCGCCTTGTCCTCGCCAACTCGGGGGCAGAAGGGCTAG
- a CDS encoding ComEC/Rec2-related protein (TIGRFAM: ComEC/Rec2-related protein~PFAM: ComEC/Rec2-related protein~KEGG: rec:RHECIAT_CH0002024 hypothetical protein), with protein MRMLGEETDHGRLLLFSPVFLGAGSAIWFLAASDFPLTASLLCLLVLTVAVLIASRNRAALRAALLALSLVACGIVSAQFESWRASTVILDSSVTTTVTGRVERREGDGRGRWRYILAVTGTEAPQVKRPPERITAIARGADAAFEIGDIITGRARLTPPAGPALPELNDFSFSAYFDGIGANGFFYGAPTKVDAQAGPQAARSAVEALLEGLYRLRSGIGDRIRSILPGDTGAFAAALVTDERRAISDATTEALRQSGLAHIIAISGLNMALSAGIFFVGFRMLLSIFAGIAEAYPTKKIAAAGALIAVTAYFLISGFAVSAERAFIMMAIMLIAVFFDRPSISLRNVALSALVIILISPSEVLGPSFQMSFAATLALVSGYQLWKDRRVRENAFLKLPIIRPVVTVAGFFGGVFLTSLIGGFSTALFSIEHFHRLTAYGLPANLATMPIISFIVMPAGLLAMLLMPFGLDVLPWKVVGFGLDLVIAVAKTVSGWDGNIDVGRLPAWYFAVAVAGFLLLTLLRTRLRHIGTSIIAVATLILLLLPVPRPPDLVISEDGSLVAVVEAAAMASNRERPPDFIFDQWQRALVLPRHDPPKMLDGPAIPQVGEDRRVKLSRDQQNEARTAMRAAAAAGEANRFSCVKRAWCASRLGNGRVVAVIDNAAYLGPACDAADIIVTSVRLRFNSCRSGATLFTGETLRRTGSIELRFADAGLEVATAFDALSRPWMRHRAFDWRSNSFTESGLTDVSDSGE; from the coding sequence ATGCGCATGCTGGGCGAGGAGACGGACCATGGCCGCCTGCTGCTGTTCTCGCCGGTCTTCCTCGGCGCCGGGTCAGCCATCTGGTTTCTCGCGGCATCGGATTTTCCGCTCACTGCATCGCTGCTCTGCCTGTTGGTGCTGACCGTCGCAGTTCTCATCGCCAGCCGCAACCGGGCGGCATTGCGGGCAGCGCTGCTGGCGCTTTCGCTCGTGGCTTGCGGCATAGTCTCGGCGCAGTTCGAGAGCTGGCGGGCTTCGACCGTGATCCTCGATTCATCAGTGACGACGACGGTGACCGGCCGCGTCGAGCGGCGCGAAGGCGATGGTCGCGGCCGGTGGCGCTACATTCTTGCCGTCACCGGCACTGAAGCGCCTCAGGTCAAGCGGCCGCCGGAACGCATCACCGCCATCGCCCGCGGTGCGGACGCAGCCTTCGAGATCGGCGATATCATCACCGGCAGGGCGCGGCTGACGCCGCCGGCGGGCCCAGCACTTCCCGAGCTCAACGACTTCTCCTTCAGTGCCTATTTCGACGGCATCGGCGCCAACGGCTTCTTCTACGGTGCACCGACGAAGGTCGATGCGCAGGCAGGTCCGCAGGCTGCAAGATCGGCGGTGGAAGCGCTGCTCGAAGGGCTCTACCGGCTGCGCAGCGGCATTGGCGACCGGATAAGGTCGATCCTGCCCGGCGATACCGGCGCTTTTGCCGCCGCACTGGTGACGGACGAGCGGCGCGCCATCTCGGATGCGACGACGGAGGCACTACGCCAGTCCGGTCTGGCTCATATCATCGCCATCTCCGGTCTCAACATGGCGCTGTCGGCCGGCATCTTCTTCGTCGGCTTTCGGATGCTGCTCAGCATCTTTGCCGGTATCGCTGAGGCCTACCCGACGAAGAAGATCGCTGCCGCCGGCGCGCTCATCGCCGTTACTGCCTATTTCCTGATTTCGGGCTTTGCGGTCTCTGCCGAGCGCGCTTTCATCATGATGGCCATCATGTTGATTGCCGTCTTCTTCGACCGGCCGTCGATCAGCCTGCGCAATGTCGCGCTTTCCGCCCTCGTCATCATCCTCATTTCACCGTCCGAGGTCTTAGGTCCGAGCTTCCAGATGTCCTTTGCCGCGACATTGGCGCTGGTCTCGGGTTATCAGTTGTGGAAGGACCGGCGCGTCCGCGAAAACGCCTTTCTGAAGCTACCTATCATCAGGCCCGTCGTTACGGTTGCCGGTTTCTTCGGCGGCGTCTTCCTGACTTCGCTGATCGGCGGTTTTTCCACCGCGCTGTTTTCGATCGAGCATTTTCATCGCCTGACCGCCTACGGCCTGCCGGCAAACCTCGCGACGATGCCGATCATCTCCTTCATCGTCATGCCGGCCGGCTTGCTGGCGATGCTGCTCATGCCTTTCGGTCTGGATGTTTTGCCCTGGAAGGTCGTCGGATTCGGCCTCGATCTGGTGATCGCGGTCGCAAAGACGGTGTCCGGCTGGGATGGCAATATCGACGTCGGCCGCTTGCCCGCCTGGTATTTCGCGGTCGCCGTGGCAGGCTTTCTGCTGCTGACGCTGCTCCGCACCCGGCTGCGCCATATCGGCACATCAATCATCGCGGTCGCAACGCTCATCCTGTTGCTTCTACCGGTTCCCCGGCCGCCGGATCTGGTGATTTCGGAGGATGGCAGTCTCGTCGCGGTGGTCGAAGCGGCAGCAATGGCTTCCAACCGTGAAAGACCACCGGATTTCATCTTCGACCAGTGGCAGAGAGCCCTGGTCCTGCCGAGACATGATCCGCCGAAGATGCTGGATGGTCCTGCTATCCCGCAGGTAGGAGAAGACCGCCGCGTCAAGCTTTCCCGCGATCAGCAGAACGAAGCGAGGACAGCGATGCGGGCGGCCGCAGCGGCCGGTGAAGCAAACCGCTTTTCCTGCGTCAAGAGGGCCTGGTGCGCATCAAGGCTTGGCAATGGTCGTGTGGTTGCTGTCATCGACAATGCCGCCTATCTCGGCCCGGCATGCGACGCGGCCGATATCATCGTGACGTCGGTCCGCCTGCGTTTCAACAGCTGCCGCTCAGGTGCGACGCTCTTCACCGGCGAGACGCTGCGCAGGACCGGATCCATCGAGTTGCGCTTCGCGGACGCCGGCCTGGAGGTGGCAACCGCATTTGACGCATTGTCGCGACCATGGATGCGCCATCGCGCCTTTGACTGGCGCAGCAACAGCTTTACCGAATCCGGCCTAACCGATGTCAGTGATAGCGGCGAATGA
- a CDS encoding citrate synthase I (KEGG: rec:RHECIAT_CH0002023 citrate synthase protein~TIGRFAM: citrate synthase I~PFAM: Citrate synthase): MTDQSATIKIGDKSVDLAVKSGTIGPSVIDIGALYKNTASFTYDPGFTSTASCESKITYIDGDEGVLLHRGYPIEQLAEHGDFLEVCYLLLYGELPTTVQKKDFDYRVTHHTMVHEQMSRFFTGFRRDAHPMAVMCGCVGALSAFYHDSTDITDPHQRMVASLRMIAKMPTLAAMAYKYHIGQPFVYPKNDLDYASNFLRMCFAVPCEEYVVNPVLSRAMDRIFILHADHEQNASTSTVRLAGSSGANPFACIAAGIACLWGPAHGGANEAALNMLTEIGTVDRIPEYVARAKDKNDPFRLMGFGHRVYKNYDPRAKIMQKTTHEVLGELGIKDDPLLEVAMELERIALTDEYFIEKKLYPNIDFYSGITLKALGFPTTMFTVLFALARTVGWIAQWNEMIEDPEQRIGRPRQLYVGEPKRDYIPVSKR; this comes from the coding sequence ATGACGGATCAAAGCGCTACAATAAAAATCGGTGACAAGTCTGTCGACCTTGCTGTCAAAAGCGGCACGATCGGCCCGAGCGTCATCGATATCGGTGCCCTCTACAAGAACACCGCTTCCTTCACCTACGATCCGGGTTTTACCTCGACCGCATCCTGTGAATCGAAAATCACCTACATCGACGGCGACGAAGGTGTCCTGCTGCATCGTGGCTATCCGATCGAGCAGCTCGCCGAGCATGGCGACTTCCTCGAAGTCTGCTATCTCCTGCTTTACGGCGAACTGCCGACCACCGTGCAGAAGAAGGATTTCGATTACCGCGTTACGCACCACACCATGGTACACGAGCAGATGAGCCGCTTCTTCACCGGCTTCCGCCGCGATGCGCATCCGATGGCCGTCATGTGCGGCTGCGTCGGCGCACTGTCGGCCTTCTATCACGACTCCACCGACATCACCGATCCGCACCAGCGCATGGTCGCCAGCCTGCGCATGATCGCCAAGATGCCGACGCTTGCCGCGATGGCCTACAAATACCATATCGGCCAACCCTTCGTTTATCCGAAGAACGACCTCGACTATGCCTCGAACTTCCTGCGCATGTGCTTTGCTGTGCCCTGCGAGGAATATGTGGTCAATCCGGTGCTTTCCCGCGCCATGGACCGCATCTTCATCCTGCATGCCGATCATGAGCAGAACGCCTCGACCTCGACCGTCCGTCTCGCCGGTTCATCGGGTGCCAACCCGTTCGCCTGCATCGCCGCCGGCATTGCTTGCCTCTGGGGGCCCGCTCACGGCGGTGCTAACGAAGCAGCCCTCAACATGCTGACGGAAATCGGCACGGTCGACCGCATTCCGGAATATGTCGCCCGCGCCAAGGACAAGAATGATCCGTTCCGCCTGATGGGCTTCGGTCACCGGGTCTACAAGAACTACGATCCGCGCGCCAAGATCATGCAGAAGACGACGCATGAAGTGCTCGGCGAACTCGGCATCAAGGACGATCCGTTGCTCGAAGTGGCGATGGAGCTGGAGCGCATCGCGCTCACCGACGAATATTTCATCGAGAAGAAGCTCTATCCGAACATCGACTTCTATTCCGGCATCACGCTGAAGGCGCTGGGCTTCCCCACGACCATGTTCACCGTGCTCTTCGCGCTCGCCCGCACCGTCGGCTGGATCGCGCAGTGGAACGAGATGATCGAGGATCCGGAACAGCGCATCGGCCGTCCGCGCCAGCTTTATGTCGGCGAACCGAAGCGCGACTACATTCCGGTTTCGAAGCGCTGA
- a CDS encoding conserved hypothetical protein (KEGG: ret:RHE_CH01929 hypothetical protein): MNEHSAKPHPLDHVVLPVVNIDLARERLGKLGFTVAPDARHPFGTENACVFFADKTYLEPLGIASVEESEASARQGNVFTARNQAFRFRCGAEGLSGLAFGSKDAGIDHQNFVGNGSSAGEMLQFTRPMTMPDGSETIAGFKLAFAGDLRAPDLLLFTVERVNPLPADRAVLETHANGVTGIVEIALCAPDAAAFAAFVSLAVVQSAVEKTGFGVNIPASNAKISLMTAEGLEAYFDIVGSSADRGLRGRAILFAVADLAVTEAHLAANGVTYARKNNRILVKPAPGQGTLFAFEETR, translated from the coding sequence ATGAACGAGCACTCCGCCAAACCGCACCCGCTGGATCATGTCGTGCTGCCGGTCGTCAATATCGATCTGGCGCGCGAGAGGCTCGGCAAGCTCGGCTTCACCGTTGCCCCCGATGCGCGCCATCCCTTCGGAACGGAGAATGCCTGCGTCTTCTTTGCTGACAAGACCTATCTGGAGCCGCTCGGGATTGCGAGCGTCGAGGAGAGCGAGGCGTCGGCGCGCCAAGGCAATGTCTTCACCGCCCGCAATCAGGCTTTCCGCTTCCGCTGCGGCGCGGAGGGGCTTTCGGGGCTGGCTTTTGGCAGCAAGGATGCCGGCATCGATCATCAGAATTTCGTCGGTAACGGATCGAGCGCCGGCGAGATGCTGCAGTTCACCCGGCCGATGACGATGCCGGACGGTTCTGAGACGATTGCCGGCTTCAAGCTGGCTTTTGCCGGCGATCTGCGCGCGCCTGATCTCCTGCTATTTACCGTCGAGCGCGTCAATCCGCTGCCGGCCGACCGCGCCGTGCTGGAGACGCATGCCAATGGCGTCACCGGCATAGTCGAGATAGCGCTTTGCGCGCCTGATGCTGCCGCCTTCGCTGCCTTCGTCAGCCTCGCCGTGGTGCAATCGGCAGTCGAGAAAACCGGTTTCGGCGTCAATATCCCGGCGTCGAATGCCAAAATCAGCCTGATGACGGCGGAAGGGTTGGAGGCCTATTTCGACATCGTCGGCTCATCCGCAGATCGTGGCCTGCGCGGCCGGGCAATCCTCTTCGCTGTCGCCGATCTTGCCGTGACAGAAGCGCATTTGGCTGCTAACGGGGTGACATACGCGCGCAAGAACAATCGCATTCTGGTGAAGCCCGCGCCCGGGCAGGGCACGCTCTTCGCCTTCGAGGAAACACGATGA
- a CDS encoding lipid-A-disaccharide synthase (KEGG: rec:RHECIAT_CH0002022 lipid A biosynthesis disaccharide synthase protein~TIGRFAM: lipid-A-disaccharide synthase~PFAM: glycosyl transferase family 19): MNGASLKIAVIAGEVSGDLLGADLIAALKRVHSGPVELVGVGGEGLQAEGLRSLFDFSELSIMGITQVLSRLPKLYTLIRQTTAAIIAARPDILLIIDSPDFTHRVAKRVRIALPDLPVVNYVCPSVWAWKEYRATRMLAYVDHVLAVLPFEPATMRALGGPETTYVGHRLTADPALLEVRQQRAMRAPVEGAGKAILMLPGSRSSEIAKLLPFFEDAAKELVARNGPMRFLLPTVPHNEALVKGLVAGWATPPEVAVGPAQKWKALAEADAAMAASGTVILELALAGVPTVSVYKTDWIIRLLARRIKVWTGALPNIIADYAVVPEYLNEIVRGASLARWMERLSADTFQLKAMNEGYDLVWQRMQTEKPPGEHAAEILLDVLKKKKPGRF; the protein is encoded by the coding sequence ATGAACGGGGCGTCGCTGAAGATCGCCGTCATTGCCGGCGAGGTGTCGGGGGATCTGCTCGGTGCCGATCTCATCGCCGCCCTGAAGCGGGTTCATAGCGGACCGGTGGAGCTCGTCGGTGTCGGCGGCGAGGGGCTGCAGGCGGAAGGCTTGCGATCCCTGTTCGATTTCTCCGAGCTGTCGATCATGGGTATCACCCAGGTGCTGAGCCGGCTGCCAAAGCTCTATACGCTGATCCGCCAGACGACGGCTGCCATCATCGCCGCAAGGCCGGATATTCTTCTGATCATCGACAGCCCGGATTTCACCCATCGCGTCGCAAAGCGTGTCCGCATCGCTCTGCCGGATCTGCCGGTTGTCAATTATGTTTGTCCAAGCGTCTGGGCCTGGAAGGAATATCGCGCCACGCGCATGCTCGCCTATGTCGATCATGTGCTCGCCGTCCTGCCCTTCGAGCCGGCAACAATGCGTGCGCTCGGCGGGCCTGAGACCACCTATGTCGGCCATCGCCTGACCGCCGATCCGGCGCTGCTCGAAGTGCGGCAGCAGCGCGCCATGCGCGCACCCGTCGAGGGAGCCGGCAAGGCGATCCTGATGCTTCCTGGATCAAGATCCTCCGAAATCGCCAAACTGCTTCCGTTCTTCGAGGATGCGGCCAAAGAACTTGTCGCCCGCAACGGCCCGATGCGATTCCTGCTGCCGACCGTGCCGCACAACGAAGCGCTGGTGAAAGGGCTCGTCGCCGGCTGGGCCACGCCGCCGGAGGTGGCGGTCGGGCCGGCGCAGAAGTGGAAGGCCCTTGCCGAGGCGGATGCGGCGATGGCAGCTTCCGGCACGGTGATCCTCGAACTCGCCCTTGCCGGCGTGCCGACGGTGTCCGTTTACAAGACGGATTGGATTATCCGCCTGCTCGCCCGGCGCATCAAGGTATGGACGGGCGCATTGCCCAATATCATCGCCGATTATGCCGTCGTGCCGGAATATCTGAACGAGATCGTCCGCGGCGCCAGCCTGGCGCGCTGGATGGAGCGGCTGTCGGCCGACACGTTCCAATTGAAGGCGATGAACGAGGGTTATGATCTCGTCTGGCAACGCATGCAGACCGAAAAGCCGCCCGGCGAACACGCTGCCGAGATCCTTCTCGACGTGCTGAAAAAGAAAAAACCCGGTCGTTTCTGA
- a CDS encoding 2-dehydro-3-deoxyphosphooctonate aldolase (TIGRFAM: 2-dehydro-3-deoxyphosphooctonate aldolase~PFAM: DAHP synthetase I/KDSA~KEGG: rec:RHECIAT_CH0002027 3-deoxy-8-phosphooctulonate synthase protein) translates to MSTDTNSEVRIGEGQGQVSFSNTGRLSLIAGPCQMESRDHAFMVAGTLKELCGKLGIGLVYKSSFDKANRTSLSAERGIGIEKGMEVFADLKKEFGFPVLTDVHTAEQCAEVAKVVDVLQIPAFLCRQTDLLIAAAKTGRVVNVKKGQFLAPWDMKNVLKKLNASGNPNVLLCERGASFGYNTLVSDMRSLPIMAAMGAPVVFDATHSVAQPGGQGDSSGGQREFVETLARAAVAAGIAGVFVETHQDPDNAPSDGPNMVYLKDMPRLLEKLLAFDAVAKA, encoded by the coding sequence ATGAGCACTGATACGAATTCCGAAGTCAGGATCGGCGAAGGCCAAGGCCAGGTCAGCTTTTCCAATACCGGCCGCCTGTCGCTGATTGCCGGTCCCTGCCAGATGGAGAGCCGCGACCACGCCTTCATGGTCGCCGGCACGCTGAAGGAGCTTTGCGGCAAGCTCGGCATCGGCCTCGTTTACAAGAGCTCCTTCGACAAGGCGAACCGCACCTCGCTGTCGGCCGAACGCGGTATCGGGATTGAAAAAGGCATGGAGGTCTTTGCCGACCTCAAAAAGGAGTTCGGCTTTCCCGTCCTGACCGACGTTCATACCGCCGAGCAATGCGCGGAGGTGGCAAAGGTCGTCGACGTCCTGCAGATCCCGGCCTTCCTCTGCCGCCAGACCGACCTTCTCATCGCCGCCGCCAAGACCGGCCGCGTCGTCAATGTCAAGAAGGGCCAGTTCCTCGCTCCCTGGGATATGAAGAATGTTCTGAAGAAGCTCAACGCCAGCGGCAATCCGAACGTGCTGCTTTGCGAGCGCGGCGCCTCCTTTGGTTACAATACGCTGGTTTCCGACATGCGCTCGCTGCCGATCATGGCGGCGATGGGTGCGCCCGTTGTCTTCGATGCGACCCATTCCGTAGCGCAGCCGGGCGGGCAGGGCGATTCCTCCGGCGGTCAGCGGGAATTCGTAGAAACCCTGGCGCGGGCAGCAGTGGCTGCCGGTATTGCCGGCGTCTTCGTCGAAACCCATCAGGACCCCGACAATGCCCCTTCCGACGGCCCGAACATGGTCTATCTCAAGGACATGCCGCGGCTTCTCGAAAAGCTGCTCGCCTTCGATGCGGTCGCCAAGGCTTGA
- a CDS encoding SOS-response transcriptional repressor, LexA (KEGG: rec:RHECIAT_CH0002025 transcriptional regulator repressor protein LexA protein~TIGRFAM: LexA repressor~PFAM: peptidase S24 and S26 domain protein; LexA DNA-binding domain protein), which yields MLTRKQQELLLFIHERMKESGVPPSFDEMKDALDLASKSGIHRLITALEERGFIRRLPNRARALEVIKLPEAYSPSIQPRRGFSPSVIEGSLGKPQPVAAPAPAKPVADNGNSVSVPVMGRIAAGVPISAIQNNTHDIAVPADMLGSGEHYALEVKGDSMIDAGIFDGDTVIIRNGSTASPGDIVVALVDDEEATLKRFRRKGASIALEAANPAYETRIFGPDRVKVQGKLVGLIRRYH from the coding sequence ATGCTCACGCGCAAACAACAGGAGCTTCTCCTTTTCATTCATGAGCGCATGAAGGAATCCGGCGTTCCGCCATCTTTCGACGAAATGAAGGATGCTCTGGACCTCGCCTCGAAGTCCGGGATTCATCGCCTGATTACGGCGCTCGAGGAGAGAGGCTTCATTCGCCGCCTACCGAACCGCGCCCGTGCGCTCGAGGTCATCAAGCTTCCGGAGGCCTACAGCCCCAGCATCCAGCCGCGGCGCGGCTTTTCGCCGAGCGTCATCGAAGGCAGCCTGGGCAAACCTCAGCCGGTCGCCGCCCCTGCTCCCGCAAAACCCGTCGCCGACAACGGCAACTCGGTTTCCGTGCCGGTCATGGGCAGAATCGCCGCCGGTGTGCCGATCTCGGCGATCCAGAACAACACCCACGACATCGCCGTTCCGGCCGACATGCTCGGTTCCGGTGAACATTATGCCCTGGAGGTCAAGGGCGATTCGATGATCGACGCCGGCATCTTCGACGGCGACACCGTGATCATCCGCAATGGCAGCACCGCAAGTCCTGGCGACATTGTTGTTGCACTCGTCGATGACGAAGAAGCGACACTCAAGCGCTTCCGCCGCAAGGGCGCCTCGATCGCACTGGAAGCGGCCAACCCGGCTTACGAGACCCGGATTTTCGGACCAGACCGTGTTAAGGTGCAGGGCAAACTCGTCGGCCTCATTCGCCGCTATCACTGA